The genomic region AGTTTGACACTGGGACATCATAGAAGATACCACCGTCTGGATAGACCCAAAATCCGAGTGCAACAGCGCCTGGGTCAAGAATAATATCCATCAGTAATACAGTAATAATAACGGTCAGAAGTCGGGTGGGTGTATGTTCAGCTCGTGACCCAAGAAGTAGAATACAAAGAAGATATGCATTCATAACGAGTGGAACGAAAAATACCGGAAGCCCCAGCGGAATACCAGCAATGATGGGACCAAGATCAACACCATAGAAGAATTCACCATATGGGAATCCTGTATGCACGCCAGCGTATTCGATTGCATACGCATAGGCTGTCAATGTGACGACGGACGCTGCTGCACGTCGGTCTGTCAATGGAAGTGCTGCGGTCAAGAGCGGTGACCGCATGACAATCGTTCCAAATAGAATCAACAGTCCATTGAATGCAAGCGGTTCTGGGAGCCATCCTTCAGCGCTTGCAAGAAGGAGGACAATACCATTGAGTGGGAAAAACACAGAAATCGTGAATCGATTCTCCCGAACAAGTCGGTCAAGTCGGGCTTCCCAGTCAAGCCGACTGCGTGGTATCTGATCAAGGAGTTGAGACCGCTCACCCATAGAGAAGCCTCCAGAGAGCACCCATCGTAAGAAGCATTCCAACAATCGTATTCACCGCTGGATACCACCAATATGCCCGATCGACAGCGATATCAGACCAATAAATTGCAAACACAATCACGGGATATGCAAGTAAAAGCAGCGCAATGCGGTTATCTAAGAATGCAAAAGAGACCGCAGCCGCAAGCCAACAACAAAGACAATATGTGTAAACACGAGGTTCTCCGAGAAATGTCGCTGTTGTCTGAATACCAGCCGCGCGATCAGGTTCGATATCTGGAATCGCTGAGAAGGTATGCATACCCATTGTCCAAAACCATCCACCAGCGACGGCCGCAAGTGGAGGTTGGCTCCCGGTTACAGTTGCATATGCAGCTGCACCCGGAAGTATATAGAGTCCATTCGAAAGTGAATCAAATATCGGCGTTGTCTTAAATCGCAACGGTGGCGCTGAATATTGAAATCCAAGAATAAAAAATCCAAGTAGATATGGCCATGCTGCTTGTGGAGAAATAGCAAATATCACGATACCGAGAGCTGTCGTTATAACAACACTCGCTGCTACAACCGGGTCGCCTTGCCAACGAGTCTCTCGTCCCTCTTTTTTTGGATTGACAACATCAACATCGGCGTCAAATACATCATTGACCCCATAGAGAAAGACATTCGCAGGAAACAGAAAGTATGCAAAAAATACAATATTTTCTGGTAAAAACAGTTCTGAGACAGATGTTGCTCCAAAAGCGACAGCAACGACGATTGGTCCAGCGAGATATAGCCAGAATCGAGGTCGCGAGAGAGTTAGTAAATACCAGACGCGTCCAAGTACGTCGCGATTGGGTGTGTCTGTGTCAATATCTGTCTGCACGATTAATTCAGTCCATTACGTTGCCCGATCTGCCATTTTCTCAGCAGTCAATTGCCCACTAATGAGACACATTGGAACGCCAATGCCTGGCGTTGTAAATGATCCAGTAAAGTACAGTCCATCGACAGCCGAGGAATGATGCCCAGGACGAAGAAGTGCCGTTTGTTCGAGAGTGTGAGCAAGTCCAAGTGCTGTCCCAGCGGTGCTATTATATCGGTCTGCAAAGTCATCAACACAGAATGAGCGCTCAACAACAATCCGATCTCGAAGGTCAACACCAGTATGCTCAGCAATATCATCTAAGATGAGATTGCGATAGCGTTGACGGTGTTCTTCAGAGTCATCAAGTCCAGCCGCAATCGGGACAAGCGCAAAGAGATTTGAGTGATCATCAGGCGCAACATCATCATCAGTTTGTGACGGAACACAGAGATAGTATGCTGGATCCGCAGGCCAAGCTGGGTCATCAAAAATTTGTTCGAAATGATCATCCCAATCCGTTGGAAGCACGAGAGAGTGATGAGCAAGGTCACCGACATCACCTTCAACACCAAGATAGAGGAGAAATGCTGACGGTGCATATGTTCGTGAATCCCAATAATCAGGGTCATATTGTCTTTTTTCTGGCGGAAGAAGTTCCATTTCCGTATGTCGGTAATCCGCATTGCTCACGACAGACTCAGAGTAGAATTCTGCGTCAGTTTCTGTTCGGGTGACGAACGCTCCCTCTCGACCACGAATCTCTGAGACAGGTGCATTTGTATGGAATGTCACTCCCAATTCGTCTGCAAGTTCGACAATACCGTCTACAACGCCACCAACTCCATTCTCAGGATAATAGACGCCCATATTGAAATCAACATGACTCATTAAATTATACAATGCTGGCGTGTTTGTCGGGGCACCGCCAAGAAACACAAGCGTGTATTGCATAATTTGCTGGAGTTTTGGATGATCAAAATACTGCTCAACATGATCCTGCATCGACCCGATTAATGATAGTCCGCGGGCATTTTTCATGACGTCCCAATCAGCATAATCGGACAATTCGGCTCGGTCTTCATACACGAAGTGTTCCATTCCAACCTCGTAATTTTTCTTTGACTTTGCAAGATACTCATCAAAACGGTCACCAGCGCCGGGCTCATACGATTCAAATACCTCTCGATTTTGCTCACGGTCAGGAACCATCTCAACACGGTCGCCATCTTTGAAGAAGATCCGATAGTGCGGGTCAAGGCGAGTAAGTTCATAGTACTCACTCGGTTCTCGGTCAAAATAATTGAAGAATCGCTCAAAGACATCGGGCATCAGATACCACGATGGACCCATATCGAACTTGAACCCATCAACTTCAAGTCGACTTGCACGCCCCCCAAGTTGCTCGTTTTTTTCAAGGACCGTGACATCCGCACCTGCATCGGAGAGATAGCAAGCTGTCGAAAGCCCGCCAAACCCACCGCCAATGACGACGACAGATGACCCATCGACATCACTGAGGTCCGAGACTGTATTCATATATAATGCTAAGAGCGTCAGAGCAATAAAACGACTGACTATCCAGAAATGTCTATATGTGATAAGAAATAAACAATACTCATAGAATATCACTAATCTTGCTTCGTCTGTATATTATATTATCGACAGATATTGTCATTTTTATTATTTTATATGCTAAAGTCGATTATCCCTCTTTTATTACTGAGTGTGAAAGGTTGACCTATATAATATATATTTAACATTTTTTGCCCTTGAATGAAGATTTTCCCTTGCGTCCTTCATGCTGTATGATTGATATAAATTAGTGTCAATTGTCAATTTGGATAGAATACAAATCACTTTTTATGACGAGGAAAACTACAATATGAGATGACGATATACGTCCTTGCAACAGACCATGTCGATACGAGTGCACGATTATGTGATTACCTCATTACCCGTCTCGAAGGCTCTGATACCGTCCATGCGGTTAATTCACTGCATGGAAGTGATAAAACGGAGTCCCAAGAGATACGAGATGGTAAAGAGGCACTGTCGGTGATTAGATCACGACTTGGTGGGAGGGTCACGGTTGAGACACATCAACTTGTCAAAGGGAATGACCCTGCAGTCGACATTCTCACACACGCTGCAGACGTTGATGCAGATGAACTTGTCATTGGGGTTCAAAAACGAACGCCGACAGCTAAGGTTGTTTTTGGATCAACTGCACAATCTATCTTACTACAAACAGACCGACCAGCTGCTGTTGTGCCACTCACCGATACTGAATCATAGCGACTGAGTTTTATTGTATATAATAGTATAGATAACTAAGAGCGAATGAGGTGGATGATTCACACGTATACATTACCACCGCGGGGAACTCCCGCTACATTCCATTTGGAAATAATAGACTCCCACACCAGGGAGACCGCTCGCAGTAACGATTAATGCTGGATCATTCTGACGGTCAGATCGACAAGGCGTATCACGGCAGGCAACTTCATTAATCGTATACACTATCGCAACTATCGAAAAGTTATATCAAGATGAGGTAATCGTTGAGGACATATCAGTGATGAGATGATGTATTGAAGTAGATGACGTCGCTGGTAGTCCGTATCCCTCGGTGTTTGTAGGATGCTAGTATTGTTTATAACTATATACCAGCGATATTATGCAACTACCGGTATAAGTAGAGCATATGAGTATCCTCAGACGGTTGTATGAACAGTCAAATCGGTCTGTTGGCTTATTTGTTGATGGACCGAACGTTCTTCGTGAGGAGTTCGACGTCGATCTTGACGATGTGCGGACAGCAGCA from Haloquadratum walsbyi C23 harbors:
- the cruF gene encoding bisanhydrobacterioruberin hydratase; translation: MGERSQLLDQIPRSRLDWEARLDRLVRENRFTISVFFPLNGIVLLLASAEGWLPEPLAFNGLLILFGTIVMRSPLLTAALPLTDRRAAASVVTLTAYAYAIEYAGVHTGFPYGEFFYGVDLGPIIAGIPLGLPVFFVPLVMNAYLLCILLLGSRAEHTPTRLLTVIITVLLMDIILDPGAVALGFWVYPDGGIFYDVPVSNYVGWVLSATIAVVALDFGYDRHALLQRVNECAFMLDDLVSFIILWGGINAWFGNYIPTVFAIIFAIGLLRAERFDTDLLSP
- a CDS encoding prenyltransferase; translation: MQTDIDTDTPNRDVLGRVWYLLTLSRPRFWLYLAGPIVVAVAFGATSVSELFLPENIVFFAYFLFPANVFLYGVNDVFDADVDVVNPKKEGRETRWQGDPVVAASVVITTALGIVIFAISPQAAWPYLLGFFILGFQYSAPPLRFKTTPIFDSLSNGLYILPGAAAYATVTGSQPPLAAVAGGWFWTMGMHTFSAIPDIEPDRAAGIQTTATFLGEPRVYTYCLCCWLAAAVSFAFLDNRIALLLLAYPVIVFAIYWSDIAVDRAYWWYPAVNTIVGMLLTMGALWRLLYG
- a CDS encoding phytoene desaturase family protein, which translates into the protein MNTVSDLSDVDGSSVVVIGGGFGGLSTACYLSDAGADVTVLEKNEQLGGRASRLEVDGFKFDMGPSWYLMPDVFERFFNYFDREPSEYYELTRLDPHYRIFFKDGDRVEMVPDREQNREVFESYEPGAGDRFDEYLAKSKKNYEVGMEHFVYEDRAELSDYADWDVMKNARGLSLIGSMQDHVEQYFDHPKLQQIMQYTLVFLGGAPTNTPALYNLMSHVDFNMGVYYPENGVGGVVDGIVELADELGVTFHTNAPVSEIRGREGAFVTRTETDAEFYSESVVSNADYRHTEMELLPPEKRQYDPDYWDSRTYAPSAFLLYLGVEGDVGDLAHHSLVLPTDWDDHFEQIFDDPAWPADPAYYLCVPSQTDDDVAPDDHSNLFALVPIAAGLDDSEEHRQRYRNLILDDIAEHTGVDLRDRIVVERSFCVDDFADRYNSTAGTALGLAHTLEQTALLRPGHHSSAVDGLYFTGSFTTPGIGVPMCLISGQLTAEKMADRAT
- a CDS encoding universal stress protein, giving the protein MTIYVLATDHVDTSARLCDYLITRLEGSDTVHAVNSLHGSDKTESQEIRDGKEALSVIRSRLGGRVTVETHQLVKGNDPAVDILTHAADVDADELVIGVQKRTPTAKVVFGSTAQSILLQTDRPAAVVPLTDTES